A window of the Gorilla gorilla gorilla isolate KB3781 chromosome 8, NHGRI_mGorGor1-v2.1_pri, whole genome shotgun sequence genome harbors these coding sequences:
- the FZD8 gene encoding frizzled-8, with protein MEWGYLLEVTSLLAALALLQRSSGAAAASAKELACQEITVPLCKGIGYNYTYMPNQFNHDTQDEAGLEVHQFWPLVEIQCSPDLKFFLCSMYTPICLEDYKKPLPPCRSVCERAKAGCAPLMRQYGFAWPDRMRCDRLPEQGNPDTLCMDYNRTDLTTAAPSPPRRLPPPPPGEQPPSGSGHGRPPGARPPHRGGGRGGGGGDAAAPPARGGGGGGKARPPGGGAAPCEPGCQCRAPMVSVSSERHPLYNRVKTGQIANCALPCHNPFFSQDERAFTVFWIGLWSVLCFVSTFATVSTFLIDMERFKYPERPIIFLSACYLFVSVGYLVRLVAGHEKVACSGGAPGAGGAGGAGGAAAGAGAAGAGAGGPGGRGEYEELGAVEQHVRYETTGPALCTVVFLLVYFFGMASSIWWVILSLTWFLAAGMKWGNEAIAGYSQYFHLAAWLVPSVKSIAVLALSSVDGDPVAGICYVGNQSLDNLRGFVLAPLVIYLFIGTMFLLAGFVSLFRIRSVIKQQDGPTKTHKLEKLMIRLGLFTVLYTVPAAVVVACLFYEQHNRPRWEATHNCPCLRDLQPDQARRPDYAVFMLKYFMCLVVGITSGVWVWSGKTLESWRSLCTRCCWASKGAAVGGGAGATAAGGGGGPGGGGGGGPGGGGGPGGGGGSLYSDVSTGLTWRSGTASSVSYPKQMPLSQV; from the coding sequence ATGGAGTGGGGTTACCTGTTGGAAGTGACCTCGCTGCTGGCCGCCTTGGCGCTGCTGCAGCGCTCTAGCGGCGCGGCGGCCGCCTCGGCCAAGGAGCTGGCATGCCAAGAGATCACCGTGCCGCTGTGTAAGGGCATCGGCTACAACTACACCTACATGCCCAACCAGTTCAACCACGACACGCAGGACGAGGCGGGCCTGGAGGTGCACCAGTTCTGGCCGCTGGTGGAGATCCAGTGCTCGCCCGATCTCAAGTTCTTCCTGTGCAGCATGTACACGCCCATCTGCCTAGAGGACTACAAGAAGCCGCTGCCGCCCTGCCGCTCGGTGTGCGAGCGCGCCAAGGCCGGCTGCGCGCCGCTCATGCGCCAGTATGGCTTCGCCTGGCCCGACCGCATGCGGTGCGACCGGCTGCCCGAGCAGGGCAACCCTGACACGCTGTGCATGGACTACAACCGCACCGACCTCACCACCGCCGCGCCCAGCCCGCCGCGCcgcctgccgccgccgccgcccggcgAGCAGCCGCCTTCGGGCAGCGGCCACGGCCGCCCGCCGGGGGCCAGGCCCCCGCACCGCGGCGGCGGCAGGGGCGGTGGCGGCGGGGACGCGGCGGCGCCCCCAGCtcgcggcggcggcggtggcgggaAGGCGCGGCCCCCTGGCGGCGGCGCGGCTCCCTGCGAGCCCGGGTGCCAGTGCCGCGCGCCCATGGTGAGCGTGTCCAGCGAGCGCCACCCGCTCTACAACCGCGTCAAGACAGGCCAGATCGCTAACTGCGCGCTGCCCTGCCACAACCCCTTTTTCAGCCAGGACGAGCGCGCCTTCACCGTCTTCTGGATCGGTCTGTGGTCGGTGCTCTGCTTCGTGTCCACCTTCGCCACCGTCTCCACCTTCCTTATCGACATGGAGCGCTTCAAGTACCCGGAGCGGCCCATCATCTTCCTCTCGGCCTGCTACCTCTTCGTGTCGGTGGGCTACCTAGTGCGCCTGGTGGCGGGCCACGAGAAGGTGGCGTGCAGCGGTGGCGCGCCGGGCGCGGGGGGCGCTGGGGGCGCGGGCGGCGCGGCGGCGGGCGCGGGCGCGgcgggcgcgggcgcgggcgGCCCGGGAGGGCGCGGCGAGTACgaggagctgggcgcggtggagcAGCACGTGCGCTACGAGACCACCGGCCCCGCGCTGTGCACCGTGGTCTTCTTGCTGGTCTACTTCTTCGGCATGGCCAGCTCCATCTGGTGGGTGATCTTGTCGCTCACGTGGTTCCTGGCGGCCGGTATGAAGTGGGGCAACGAAGCCATCGCCGGCTACTCGCAGTACTTCCACCTGGCCGCGTGGCTTGTGCCCAGCGTCAAGTCCATTGCGGTGCTGGCGCTCAGCTCGGTGGACGGCGACCCGGTGGCGGGCATCTGCTACGTGGGCAACCAGAGCCTGGACAACCTGCGCGGCTTCGTGCTGGCGCCGCTGGTCATCTACCTCTTCATCGGCACCATGTTCCTGCTGGCCGGCTTCGTGTCCCTCTTCCGTATCCGCTCGGTCATCAAGCAACAGGACGGCCCCACCAAGACGCACAAGCTGGAGAAGCTGATGATCCGCCTGGGCCTGTTCACCGTGCTCTACACCGTGCCCGCCGCGGTGGTGGTCGCCTGCCTCTTCTACGAGCAGCACAACCGCCCGCGCTGGGAGGCCACGCACAACTGCCCGTGCCTGCGGGACCTGCAGCCCGACCAGGCACGCAGGCCCGACTACGCCGTCTTCATGCTCAAGTACTTCATGTGCCTGGTGGTGGGCATCACCTCGGGCGTGTGGGTCTGGTCCGGCAAGACGCTGGAGTCCTGGCGCTCCCTGTGCACCCGCTGCTGCTGGGCCAGCAAGGGCGCCGCGGTGGGCGGGGGCGCGGGCGCCACAGCCGCGGGGGGTGGCGGCGGGccggggggcggcggcggcgggggacCCGGCGGCGGCGGGGGGCCGGGCGGCGGCGGGGGCTCCCTCTACAGCGACGTCAGCACTGGCCTGACGTGGCGGTCGGGCACGGCCAGCTCCGTGTCTTATCCAAAGCAGATGCCATTGTCCCAGGTCTGA